AGGCCGCGTGCGTCGAACCAGTCCTTCAGCGGACCGTGCAGCAGAACCGTCGGCTGGCCGCTCGGCAGCTTCGCGATCTCGCAGCGGCGCCAGCTCATCGGCAGCCGCATGCCGAGGCCGACCGCCTTGGAGAACGCCTCCTTCGCCGAGAAGCGCGTGGCCAGGAAGCGCAGGCCGCGCTCGGGCCAGCGCGCACTGCGCGCGCGCCAGGTCGCCAATTCACCGTCGCACAGGATCTTGAGCGCGAAGCGCTCGCCGTGCCGCTCCAGCGCGGCGCGGACACGCCGCACGTCGCACAGATCGGTGCCGATGCCGTAGATCATCGGTGCCAGCGTCGGCGGCGCATGGTCACTGCGCGATACAGCGGCGCGGATTCACGCGCCGCACCGAAACCCCCGACCGCGCCGACATGCCGCGGCTGGATGTCACGCTGGAGTAACTGCATCACGCCGCCGCTGCGATGCAGCGCAGGTACTCGCGCACCGTGGCCTGGTAGCCGAGCTCCAGCGCATCGGCGATCAGCGCATGGCCGATCGACACTTCCTGCACCCCCGGCACCGCGCGCAGGAAATCGGCCAGGTTGCTGCGGTTCAGGTCATGGCCGGCGTTGACGCCCAGGCCCGCCGCCTGCGCCGCACGCGCCGCCGCTGCGAAGCGCTCGAGTTGCGCGGCCTGCCCTGCCGTGCCCCAGGCCGCGGCATACGGTTCGGTGTAGAGCTCGATGCGATCCGCGCCGAGCGCCGCAGCCTGCGCCATCGCCTCGGGCTCGGCGTCCATGAACAGGCTCACGCGCACACCGTGGCGCTTGCACTCGGCGATCAGCGGCGCGAGACGCTCGCCGTCGCGCGCCAGATCCCATCCGTGGTCGCTGGTCGGCTGGCCTTCGCTGTCGGGCACGAAGGTGCATTGCTGCGGCCGCTCTTGGCGCACGTGATCCATCAGGTTGTGGAACGGGTTGCCCTCGATGTTGAATTCGCGCCCGGGCCAGTCGCTGGCGAGCAGCGCGGCGAGTTCCCGCACGTCGCTCGCGCGGATATGGCGCGCGTCGGGGCGCGGATGCACCGTGATGCCGTGCGCGCCGGCCGCAAGGCACAGCGCGGCCGCGCGCGTGACGCTGGGAAAGCCCAGGTTGCGCCGGTTGCGCACCTGCGCGACCAGGTTCACGTTGACCGAAAGCAGGGTGGTGCTCACAGCGATTGGATGTCCAGCATCAGCTGGCGCGTCTTGAAGCCCGCCACCCCGCAATGGTAGTGCAGCAGCGTGCGCAGCTGGGTCTTCAGTTCGGCCGTCGCGCCGGCGCAGGCGGAGAGCAGCGCGGAAAACGGCGTGTCGCTGCCGAACGCATGCTCGAGCGCGCTCCACTGCGCGCCGGCAAGCCATGCGCCGTCGCCCTCGCCGGCCAGCCGGAGGCCGCCCTCCGGCACCAGCGCATAGCGCGCGCCGGGATCGAGCGCGCCCAGCGTCAGCGTCTGCTGATCCAGCGCCGGCAGCAGGCCGGCTTCGCGCAGCAGCAGCAGTTCGAACGCGCGCAATGCCGGCTCCAGCGCCTCGCCGTGCGCCGCGGCCAGCACCCGCACCGCGAGCGCGTAGCCGTCGAACAGCCTGGGGTGCGGATCGTCGCGCGCGAGCATGCGCAGCAGCAGCTCGTTCAGGTAGTAGCCGGCCAGCAGCGCGTCGCCGGACGGCATCACATGCCCGCCGATCCATTCGGCGCCGCGCAGCGTGCGGATTTCCGCGTCGCCGCCGAACGCCAGATGCAGCGGCTGCAGCGGCAGCAGCACCGGCCGGAAGTTGGAGCTCGGCTTCTTCGCCCCCTTGGCCACCAACGCGACCCGGCCGTGGTGGCGCGTGAACACCTCCAGAATCAGGCTGGATTCGCTCCAGTCGTAGTGGTGCAGCACATAGCCCGGCTCGTCGGCAATGCGTTTGACAGGCATCACCGTCATTCATACCCAAAGGAGCGGACGCGCGCCTCGTCGTCGGCCCAGCCCGAGCGCACCTTGACCCACAGCTCGATGAACACCTTGGCGCCGAGCAGCTTCTCGAGCTCGCGCCGCGCCTCGGTGCCGATGCGCTTCAGGCGCTCGCCCTGCTGCCCGATCACCATCGCCTTGTGGCCGTCGCGCTCGACCACGATGGTCGCGGCGATCCGCACCATGCGCTGCGCCGTGCGGCCCGGCTCCTCGTCGAACCGGTCGATCACCACGGTCGAGGTGTACGGCAGCTCGTCGCCGGTCAGGCGAAACAGCTTCTCGCGCACCACCTCGCCGGCGAGAAAGCGCTCGCTGCGGTCGGTCAGTTCGTCGGGCCCGTAGCACCAGGGCTGCGCCGGCAGATACGGCTCGCAGATGGCGAGCAGCCGCTCGGCATCCTTGGATACGCTGGCCGACATCGGAACGAACTCGGCGAATGCATGGCGCTCTTGCATTTGCTGCAACCACGGCGCGATGTCGGCGCGGCGCCGCACCCGGTCGAGTTTGTT
This genomic interval from Burkholderiaceae bacterium contains the following:
- a CDS encoding Holo-[acyl-carrier-protein] synthase, producing the protein MIYGIGTDLCDVRRVRAALERHGERFALKILCDGELATWRARSARWPERGLRFLATRFSAKEAFSKAVGLGMRLPMSWRRCEIAKLPSGQPTVLLHGPLKDWFDARGLRAHVSVSDEGDCASSFCIVEKIDEMML
- a CDS encoding Pyridoxine 5'-phosphate synthase, encoding MSTTLLSVNVNLVAQVRNRRNLGFPSVTRAAALCLAAGAHGITVHPRPDARHIRASDVRELAALLASDWPGREFNIEGNPFHNLMDHVRQERPQQCTFVPDSEGQPTSDHGWDLARDGERLAPLIAECKRHGVRVSLFMDAEPEAMAQAAALGADRIELYTEPYAAAWGTAGQAAQLERFAAAARAAQAAGLGVNAGHDLNRSNLADFLRAVPGVQEVSIGHALIADALELGYQATVREYLRCIAAAA
- a CDS encoding DNA recombination and repair protein RecO encodes the protein MTVMPVKRIADEPGYVLHHYDWSESSLILEVFTRHHGRVALVAKGAKKPSSNFRPVLLPLQPLHLAFGGDAEIRTLRGAEWIGGHVMPSGDALLAGYYLNELLLRMLARDDPHPRLFDGYALAVRVLAAAHGEALEPALRAFELLLLREAGLLPALDQQTLTLGALDPGARYALVPEGGLRLAGEGDGAWLAGAQWSALEHAFGSDTPFSALLSACAGATAELKTQLRTLLHYHCGVAGFKTRQLMLDIQSL
- a CDS encoding GTP-binding protein Era, coding for MAAATNDPENGETTRPNPGVGTRCGLIAIVGRPNVGKSTLLNALVGQKISITSNKAQTTRHRITGIRTRGGAQFVFVDTPGFQTRHQSALNRSLNKAVLGAVGDVDLVLFVVEAGRFTPADAAVLALLKPGLPTLLIANKLDRVRRRADIAPWLQQMQERHAFAEFVPMSASVSKDAERLLAICEPYLPAQPWCYGPDELTDRSERFLAGEVVREKLFRLTGDELPYTSTVVIDRFDEEPGRTAQRMVRIAATIVVERDGHKAMVIGQQGERLKRIGTEARRELEKLLGAKVFIELWVKVRSGWADDEARVRSFGYE